Genomic segment of bacterium:
ACACCTCGAGTACACGGAGCCGCTGCGTTACGCCGACGGCACGTTCGAGCTGACCTTCCCGACCGTCGTCGGGCCGCGCTTCTCGCCGCCCGGGACGCCGGACGCCGATCGCGTGACGCCGCCGGTGACGCCCGAGGGCAGGCGCGCCGGGCACGACATCGCGATCGCCGTCGCCGTCGACGCCGGCGTGCCGATCCAGGCGGTGACCTCGGCGCTGCATGCGATCGACGTGGAGCGGCCGACGCCGACCACGGCCCGCGTCCGCCTGCGTCAGGCGCGCGAGATCCCGAACCGCGACTTCGTGCTGCGCTGGGCGGTGGCGAGCGACGACGTGCAGAGCGCCTATCTGACGCACCGCACGGCGAGCGGCGACGGCTATGTGAGCGTCGTGCTGGTGCCGCCGCGCCGCGTGCCGGCGGCGGAGGCGGCGCCGAAGGAGCTGGTCTTCGTCATCGACCGCTCCGGCTCGCAGATGGGCGCGCCGCTCGACAAGGCGAAGGAGACGATGCGCTGGATCCTGGATCGCATGCACCCGCAGGACACCTTCCAGGTGATCGACTTCGGGAGCACGGCGAGCCGGCTGTTCGCGTCGCCGCAGCCGGCGAGCCCCGAGATGCGCCGGCGGGCGCGCGCCTACATCGACGCGCTCGAGGCGAACGGCGGTACGATGATGGCGGAGGCGGTCCGCGCCGCCTGCGCGACCCCGGCCGGCGCGCACCGGCTGCGCATCGTGACCTTCATGACCGACGGCTTCGTCGGCAACGATCTCGAGGTGCTCTCGCTCGTGCAGCAGCTGCGCGGCACGTCGCGCTGGTTCCCGTTCGGCACCGGCAACGGCGTGAATCGCTTCCTCATCGACGGCATGGCGAAGCTCGGCGGCGGCGAGGCGGCGGTCGTGCTGCTGACGGACCCCGGCGACGGCGTCGCCGGCAGGTTCTGGGAGAAGATCGCGTCGCCGGTGCTGACCGACGTGCAGGTGGCGTTCGAGGGGCTCGAGGTGGTCGACGTCTTCCCGCTGCGCCACGCCGACCTGTGGGCGGAGCGGCCGCT
This window contains:
- a CDS encoding VWA domain-containing protein, coding for MRRSLALVPLVCAALGGAPAAAAPAVTAGLDALAPDGTSRGGCPLEHTDVQVSVAGFVARVSITQRFRNPFPDPIEAVYTFPLSEKGAVDTMRLTTGARTIEGEIERRAEAQAIYDAAKQAGQVAALLDEERPNVFTQRVANLMPGAGVEVHLEYTEPLRYADGTFELTFPTVVGPRFSPPGTPDADRVTPPVTPEGRRAGHDIAIAVAVDAGVPIQAVTSALHAIDVERPTPTTARVRLRQAREIPNRDFVLRWAVASDDVQSAYLTHRTASGDGYVSVVLVPPRRVPAAEAAPKELVFVIDRSGSQMGAPLDKAKETMRWILDRMHPQDTFQVIDFGSTASRLFASPQPASPEMRRRARAYIDALEANGGTMMAEAVRAACATPAGAHRLRIVTFMTDGFVGNDLEVLSLVQQLRGTSRWFPFGTGNGVNRFLIDGMAKLGGGEAAVVLLTDPGDGVAGRFWEKIASPVLTDVQVAFEGLEVVDVFPLRHADLWAERPLVIHARYRRGGSGRIVLTGYRQGRPYRQTLDVTLPELEAAHAPIASMWARAKVDDLMAQDLGGLQSGTYPKPLEEQIVQVALAHRLLTPFTSFVAVEERVVNEGGVQRTLRVPVEMTDGVRYEGVFGDPGGGKVAQQAAPYRARGMALAGTPAPAAESLAVA